The following proteins are encoded in a genomic region of Chloracidobacterium sp.:
- a CDS encoding DUF962 domain-containing protein produces MIRSYAEFWEFYVEEHSKPLTRLLHLIGTVLSSALLVRLIVAGTWYYFPLCLLIGYGFAWTGHFFVERNRPATFKYPLWSLISDYKMVIYMLTGRMNAEAERILAQKLGFSRSR; encoded by the coding sequence ATGATAAGGAGCTACGCAGAGTTCTGGGAATTCTATGTCGAGGAGCACTCGAAACCTTTGACGCGCCTGCTGCACCTTATCGGAACGGTTTTGAGCTCCGCATTGCTTGTCCGGCTGATAGTCGCGGGAACTTGGTATTACTTTCCGCTCTGCCTGCTGATCGGGTACGGTTTTGCTTGGACAGGGCATTTCTTTGTCGAAAGGAATCGGCCGGCGACATTCAAATATCCGCTTTGGTCACTCATTTCGGACTATAAGATGGTCATCTACATGCTGACCGGCAGGATGAACGCCGAGGCCGAACGGATACTCGCTCAAAAGTTAGGCTTTTCACGCTCGAGATAG
- a CDS encoding HdeD family acid-resistance protein translates to MLLAKNWWAFLLRGIIALIFGAVAIMAPSVAFISLVLVFGIFALVDGIFSIASAFASNAKSENWWWLMLEGLVGILIGFLTIFQTSVMGDAWLFLIAAWAIINGVFKVVAAVRLRKVIKGEVWMILSGLLSVAFGVLVAMNPASGAFAVGFIIGIYAFLFGIMLILLSMKLKRFSAR, encoded by the coding sequence ATGCTGCTTGCAAAGAATTGGTGGGCGTTCCTTTTACGCGGGATCATCGCCCTCATTTTCGGGGCCGTCGCGATAATGGCTCCGTCTGTCGCGTTCATCTCACTCGTTCTGGTTTTCGGCATATTTGCGCTTGTTGACGGCATTTTCTCGATAGCGTCGGCCTTTGCGTCAAATGCAAAAAGTGAGAATTGGTGGTGGCTGATGCTCGAAGGCCTTGTCGGTATCTTGATAGGCTTCTTAACGATATTTCAAACATCGGTAATGGGCGATGCGTGGCTTTTCCTTATTGCTGCGTGGGCGATCATCAACGGCGTTTTCAAGGTCGTCGCTGCCGTCAGGCTTCGCAAGGTGATCAAGGGCGAGGTTTGGATGATACTGAGCGGCCTGCTGTCGGTGGCTTTCGGCGTCCTCGTGGCGATGAACCCAGCGTCGGGCGCATTTGCTGTCGGCTTCATCATCGGCATTTACGCATTTCTGTTCGGCATTATGCTGATCCTGCTGTCGATGAAACTGAAAAGATTCTCGGCGCGTTAA
- a CDS encoding DUF2721 domain-containing protein, which produces MKEVATDIVNPEALNSTIEFLTAMVTPALLISATGSLVLSTSTRLGRVVDRVRQLEERLSDLIYRDNKDEIPLYDKRVEVIVDLLDKVTSRSRILQRAMATFYYGLGFFVLTSVVIAVAAFFNSYRWVPIPVGIIGIMFIFWGSMLMLRETSMATATVNAEMDFTWELAREVAPKSVAVKYKSKGKNKGMRPAKINDRRIPEAPSGE; this is translated from the coding sequence ATGAAAGAAGTAGCGACCGATATCGTAAACCCCGAGGCACTCAACTCGACCATCGAATTCCTAACTGCGATGGTCACTCCAGCATTGCTCATTTCCGCGACAGGCTCGCTTGTGCTCTCGACATCGACACGCCTCGGCCGAGTCGTCGATCGCGTTCGCCAGTTGGAAGAGCGGCTGTCGGATCTGATCTATCGCGACAACAAGGACGAGATACCGCTTTACGATAAACGCGTCGAGGTCATCGTCGATCTGCTCGACAAGGTTACGAGCCGCTCGCGCATACTTCAGCGGGCGATGGCAACATTCTATTACGGCCTTGGTTTCTTTGTGTTGACAAGCGTGGTGATCGCGGTCGCAGCGTTCTTTAACTCATACCGCTGGGTGCCGATACCGGTCGGCATTATCGGCATTATGTTCATCTTTTGGGGCAGTATGCTAATGCTGCGCGAGACGAGCATGGCAACCGCGACGGTCAATGCTGAGATGGATTTCACATGGGAGCTTGCACGCGAGGTCGCCCCCAAGTCGGTCGCGGTCAAGTACAAGTCGAAGGGCAAGAACAAGGGAATGAGGCCCGCGAAGATCAATGACCGCCGGATACCTGAAGCTCCTAGCGGAGAATGA
- a CDS encoding radical SAM protein, giving the protein MTAGYLKLLAENELKCRVAALEDLLRSCTVCPKDCGNDRLKDQIAACYSGRLPIVSSYTAHFGEEPVLSGTRGTGNIFFGNCNLRCVYCQNYQISQTWKVQRKNEVTHERLAEMMLELQAHGCHNIGFVSPTHFAPQMARAVMIAAERGLRLPIIYNTNAYDSVEVLRLLEGIVDIYLPDLKYADPDAGFQYSKVRNYARYARTAIKEMHRQMGSELVFDEEGILRHGLLIRLLVLPNDIAGLAENLRWIRDELGPKTAISLMAQYYPTNKAASDPRYILLSRRISEGEWFEAVSLLDEIGMEEGFMQEYESASHYYRPDFTDKEKPFKDIRDFE; this is encoded by the coding sequence ATGACCGCCGGATACCTGAAGCTCCTAGCGGAGAATGAACTCAAGTGCCGAGTGGCGGCTCTCGAGGATCTTTTGCGCTCCTGCACTGTCTGTCCGAAGGATTGCGGCAACGACCGTTTGAAAGACCAGATCGCGGCGTGTTATTCCGGCCGTTTGCCGATCGTTTCGAGCTACACGGCCCACTTCGGCGAGGAGCCTGTTTTGAGCGGGACGCGAGGCACGGGAAACATCTTCTTCGGCAACTGCAATCTCCGGTGCGTTTATTGTCAAAATTATCAGATATCGCAAACCTGGAAAGTGCAGCGTAAGAATGAGGTTACGCATGAGCGCCTCGCCGAGATGATGCTCGAACTTCAGGCGCACGGCTGCCACAACATCGGCTTCGTTTCGCCGACGCATTTCGCTCCGCAGATGGCGCGTGCCGTGATGATCGCGGCTGAGCGCGGGCTTCGGCTACCGATCATTTATAACACTAATGCTTACGATTCGGTCGAGGTGCTGCGACTGCTCGAGGGCATCGTTGACATATACTTGCCCGATCTGAAATATGCCGATCCAGACGCCGGTTTTCAGTACTCAAAGGTGCGTAATTATGCGCGATACGCCCGCACGGCAATAAAAGAAATGCACCGCCAAATGGGTAGCGAACTCGTCTTCGACGAAGAAGGCATCCTGCGGCACGGCCTTCTAATTCGCCTCCTCGTTCTGCCGAACGATATTGCGGGGCTTGCCGAGAATCTGCGTTGGATCCGCGATGAACTCGGCCCGAAAACCGCTATATCACTGATGGCACAGTACTATCCAACCAACAAAGCAGCCTCTGATCCGCGTTACATTTTGCTCTCGCGTCGCATCAGCGAAGGCGAATGGTTCGAGGCCGTTTCCTTGCTCGACGAGATCGGTATGGAAGAAGGCTTTATGCAGGAATACGAGTCCGCCTCGCATTACTACCGCCCGGATTTCACCGACAAGGAAAAGCCGTTCAAGGATATAAGGGATTTTGAATAA
- a CDS encoding peroxiredoxin, which translates to MKQGDRAPDFTLKDGDGNDWTLSDRRGRTVVLLFYPGDDTPVCTRQLCSVRDNWQAYEATGAEVIGISTDSTASHDAFTAKYSLPLTLLSDPNADVSRVYGMKSWLPGRSARGVVVIDRTSRIAYHKVQPLSLFRPSDADVIEAIKCADAGGSW; encoded by the coding sequence ATGAAACAAGGTGATAGAGCACCGGATTTTACGCTAAAGGATGGCGACGGGAACGATTGGACGCTGAGCGATCGTCGCGGACGGACGGTTGTGCTGCTTTTCTATCCGGGCGACGATACGCCCGTGTGCACACGGCAGCTTTGCTCAGTGCGTGATAACTGGCAGGCGTACGAAGCGACGGGGGCAGAGGTCATCGGCATTTCGACCGACAGCACGGCGTCGCACGACGCATTTACTGCGAAATATTCGCTCCCGCTAACGCTGCTGTCGGATCCGAATGCAGATGTTTCCCGCGTGTACGGAATGAAAAGCTGGCTGCCGGGCCGCTCGGCACGAGGCGTTGTTGTGATCGACCGCACCAGCCGCATCGCCTATCACAAAGTGCAGCCGCTGAGCCTCTTTCGGCCCAGCGATGCAGACGTCATCGAGGCGATAAAATGTGCGGACGCGGGCGGTTCGTGGTAG
- a CDS encoding oxidative damage protection protein: MALFSNKFVCKRCGNKGEQLKAAPVPNEIGRRIVDEICTGCWQAWLQKQTQLINHFGIDVMDPKAQQFLFDNLKGFLFDEGAPGVPLTQIDTSKKGNISW, encoded by the coding sequence ATGGCTCTTTTTAGTAATAAGTTCGTTTGCAAGCGTTGCGGTAACAAGGGCGAACAGCTCAAGGCGGCGCCGGTGCCGAATGAGATCGGCCGGCGTATAGTTGACGAGATATGCACGGGATGCTGGCAGGCGTGGCTGCAAAAGCAGACACAGTTGATCAACCACTTCGGGATCGACGTAATGGATCCGAAGGCTCAACAATTCCTTTTCGACAATTTGAAGGGCTTTCTGTTCGATGAGGGCGCGCCCGGCGTTCCGCTAACACAGATCGATACTTCCAAGAAGGGGAATATCAGTTGGTAG
- a CDS encoding GNAT family N-acetyltransferase translates to MDLLSEDLDIAKVTAAQFDTLLANGWRHFGTRFYRYNWQVYERRLVRVMALRIRLSSFRQKRSQRRVLTRNADLEVSITPPVIDAEVETLFHRHKLRFKEHIPESIFEFIAPNEAASPTTLRLITARDLEGRLVGASFFDLGEVSLSAIYSCFDPEQTRRSLGIFLVLKGIEYAIESDKLFYYHGYAFDVPSFYDYKKRFTGVERFNWNGSWEPLQAYPR, encoded by the coding sequence ATGGATCTGCTGAGCGAAGACCTCGACATAGCAAAGGTCACGGCCGCACAATTCGACACGCTTCTTGCAAATGGCTGGCGTCATTTCGGGACGCGCTTCTACCGCTATAATTGGCAGGTGTATGAGCGGAGGCTCGTTCGCGTTATGGCGTTGCGAATACGGCTCAGTTCGTTCCGCCAAAAGCGCAGCCAGCGGCGTGTACTCACACGCAATGCCGACCTTGAGGTCTCGATCACACCGCCGGTCATCGATGCCGAGGTCGAGACTCTTTTTCATCGCCATAAGCTGCGCTTCAAGGAGCATATTCCCGAAAGCATCTTCGAGTTCATCGCCCCGAACGAGGCCGCTTCGCCGACAACGCTGCGGCTCATAACCGCTCGCGATCTCGAAGGGCGTCTCGTCGGAGCAAGTTTCTTCGATCTCGGCGAAGTGAGCCTGTCGGCCATTTACAGTTGTTTTGATCCGGAACAGACACGCCGCAGCCTCGGTATCTTTCTGGTACTCAAAGGCATCGAGTATGCGATCGAGAGCGATAAGCTCTTCTACTATCACGGGTACGCATTCGATGTACCGTCCTTTTACGACTATAAAAAACGCTTTACCGGCGTCGAAAGATTCAACTGGAACGGCTCCTGGGAGCCGCTCCAAGCGTATCCGCGCTAA
- the clpA gene encoding ATP-dependent Clp protease ATP-binding subunit ClpA — MLTRDVEETISAAVDAAVKHSHEFVTIEHLLYVLLFDNTASEILLECGADIGKLKRSLDDYFENVLEKNLFDETTLPELTSTFQSTISHAVLQAESSGQKSVDGGNILVSLYQNGQSYAVYMLLQQGITRLDVLNYISHGISKRIMNDEHYPFESAEDYADDGPAPAPSRRPLESFTVELVARAKAGEIDPLVGREAEIERTVQVLCRRKKNNPLYVGEPGVGKTALAEGLALKISTGDVPDVLRDAEVFALDMGAVLAGTRFRGDFEQRFKAIINELKEHENAILFIDEIHTIVGAGSVSGGSMDASNILKPALAAGELRCIGSTTHAEYKAAFDRDRALARRFQRIDINEPSVEETVEILKGLKGFYEEHHGVKYTSDALHTAAELAGKYINDRFLPDKAIDVIDEVGASVKLMPAARRPKRVSVAMVERTIARMAKIPPRSVVADEKVRLKTLRADIKKIIYGQDEAIDAIVDAIQISRAGIGHETKPVGSFLFSGPTGVGKTEVSKQLAEILGIEFIRFDMSEYAEPHTVSRLIGAPPGYVGFDQGGLLTEAIMRTPHAVLVLDEIEKAHPNLFNLLLQVMDSATLTDNNGKKADFRNVILIMTTNAGARELSSGGVGFRNSTETKGSAKGAIERTFTPEFRNRLDAWVAFKPLDTEVIKLVVDKFIRELNAQLAEKRVNITLTDGAREWLAENGFDARYGARPMARLIHEKVKQPLAHEILFGRLTDGGSVSADAKGGELVLSF, encoded by the coding sequence ATGTTGACGCGTGATGTAGAAGAAACGATCAGTGCCGCGGTCGATGCTGCGGTCAAGCACAGCCATGAGTTCGTTACGATCGAGCACCTTCTGTACGTCCTCTTGTTCGACAATACGGCGAGCGAGATCCTCCTGGAGTGCGGGGCGGACATCGGAAAGCTCAAGCGCTCGCTTGACGATTATTTTGAGAACGTCCTTGAAAAAAATCTTTTTGACGAAACCACGCTGCCCGAGCTGACGAGCACTTTTCAATCGACGATCTCGCACGCGGTGCTCCAGGCCGAAAGCAGCGGCCAAAAGTCGGTTGACGGCGGCAATATCCTCGTCTCGCTCTATCAGAACGGCCAGTCGTACGCGGTCTATATGCTTTTACAGCAAGGAATTACGCGGCTCGACGTACTTAATTACATATCGCACGGCATCTCAAAGCGGATAATGAATGACGAGCATTATCCGTTCGAGAGCGCCGAGGATTATGCCGACGACGGCCCCGCACCGGCGCCTTCGCGGCGACCGCTCGAGAGCTTTACCGTTGAACTTGTAGCGAGGGCAAAAGCCGGCGAGATCGATCCGCTTGTCGGACGCGAGGCGGAGATCGAACGTACCGTGCAGGTGCTTTGCCGCCGAAAAAAGAACAATCCGCTCTATGTCGGCGAGCCGGGCGTAGGCAAGACGGCCCTTGCTGAGGGCCTTGCATTGAAGATCAGCACGGGCGATGTGCCGGATGTGCTCCGCGACGCCGAGGTCTTTGCTTTGGACATGGGCGCGGTCCTTGCTGGCACGCGGTTTCGCGGCGATTTTGAGCAGCGTTTCAAGGCGATAATAAATGAGCTGAAGGAGCACGAAAATGCGATCCTGTTCATTGACGAGATACACACCATCGTCGGAGCAGGCTCGGTCTCAGGCGGCTCGATGGATGCGTCGAATATTTTGAAGCCCGCCCTTGCCGCGGGCGAGCTCCGCTGTATCGGTTCGACCACGCATGCCGAGTACAAGGCAGCATTCGACCGCGACCGAGCATTGGCGCGGCGTTTTCAGCGGATCGACATCAACGAACCTTCCGTCGAAGAAACCGTCGAGATCCTAAAGGGCCTCAAGGGATTCTACGAAGAGCATCACGGAGTTAAATATACGTCCGATGCCCTGCACACGGCTGCCGAACTTGCCGGAAAGTACATAAACGACCGCTTTTTGCCTGACAAAGCTATCGACGTTATCGACGAGGTCGGCGCTTCGGTAAAACTGATGCCCGCAGCACGGCGTCCGAAACGCGTTTCCGTGGCAATGGTAGAGCGGACCATCGCCCGAATGGCAAAGATACCGCCGAGATCGGTGGTTGCCGATGAGAAGGTACGACTCAAAACGCTTCGCGCGGACATCAAGAAGATCATCTACGGCCAGGATGAGGCCATTGATGCGATCGTTGACGCGATACAGATCTCACGCGCGGGCATCGGGCATGAAACGAAACCCGTCGGCTCATTCCTTTTCTCAGGCCCGACCGGCGTCGGTAAGACAGAAGTTTCAAAACAGCTTGCTGAGATACTCGGAATCGAGTTCATTCGCTTTGATATGAGCGAATATGCCGAACCGCACACGGTCTCAAGGCTGATCGGTGCTCCGCCGGGATACGTCGGCTTTGACCAAGGCGGGCTGCTGACCGAGGCGATAATGCGTACACCGCACGCCGTCCTTGTCCTCGACGAGATCGAAAAGGCTCATCCGAATCTTTTCAACCTGCTGCTCCAAGTGATGGACTCAGCCACGCTTACCGACAATAACGGCAAGAAAGCCGATTTCCGCAACGTTATCTTGATCATGACGACGAATGCCGGCGCGCGTGAACTTTCATCTGGCGGCGTCGGCTTTAGGAATTCGACCGAGACAAAGGGAAGCGCGAAAGGTGCGATCGAGCGTACCTTCACGCCGGAATTCCGCAACCGGCTCGATGCGTGGGTCGCGTTCAAACCGCTCGATACCGAAGTCATCAAACTCGTCGTCGATAAGTTCATACGCGAGCTGAACGCACAGCTTGCCGAAAAGCGCGTCAATATAACGCTGACCGACGGCGCCCGCGAGTGGCTCGCCGAGAACGGCTTCGATGCACGTTACGGCGCGAGGCCTATGGCTCGCCTCATCCACGAAAAGGTCAAACAGCCGCTCGCGCATGAGATCCTCTTCGGCAGACTAACGGATGGCGGCAGCGTCTCCGCGGATGCGAAAGGCGGCGAGCTTGTGCTGAGCTTCTGA
- a CDS encoding homoserine kinase yields the protein MEQITVRSPATVSNVVCGFDCLGFALEEPFDEITVRKVSERGITIVNLDDSALPTDPAKNVAGVAVQALADEAGVEHGFEIAIRKGIRPGSGIGSSSASSCGAVAAANELIDRRFVKAELVKFAMEGELLASGSRHADNAAPCTYGGFTLVRSADPLDVVELEFPALWACVIHPQIEIKTSDARAILPREVPLADAVRNWSNLGAFVAGLMSGDLDLIARSMEDVVIEPVRQRLIPKFAELKAAGLEAGAMGGGISGSGPSVFMLCDAAETANEVAGAMRDVYKTTDIEFDIYTSQVGRQGVRII from the coding sequence ATGGAACAGATCACGGTCAGATCGCCGGCAACAGTCTCAAATGTCGTATGCGGCTTTGACTGCTTGGGATTTGCGTTGGAAGAGCCGTTCGATGAGATCACGGTCAGAAAGGTAAGCGAACGCGGCATCACAATAGTAAATCTGGACGACAGCGCCCTGCCGACCGATCCGGCAAAGAATGTTGCGGGCGTTGCGGTTCAGGCTCTTGCTGACGAGGCCGGCGTCGAGCATGGCTTCGAGATCGCGATACGCAAGGGAATAAGGCCCGGCAGCGGCATCGGTTCGAGTTCGGCAAGCTCGTGCGGAGCGGTCGCTGCGGCAAATGAACTGATCGACAGGCGTTTCGTCAAAGCCGAGCTTGTAAAGTTCGCAATGGAAGGCGAGTTGCTTGCATCCGGTTCGCGGCACGCCGACAACGCGGCACCGTGTACCTACGGAGGCTTCACCCTTGTACGCTCTGCCGACCCGCTGGACGTCGTCGAGCTTGAATTCCCTGCTCTTTGGGCATGCGTCATCCATCCGCAGATCGAGATCAAGACCAGCGACGCCCGTGCAATACTGCCGCGTGAAGTGCCGCTTGCGGATGCCGTGCGGAATTGGAGTAACCTCGGCGCGTTCGTCGCCGGCCTGATGAGCGGCGACCTTGACCTGATAGCACGATCGATGGAGGACGTTGTTATCGAGCCGGTACGCCAGCGCCTGATACCGAAATTCGCCGAGCTTAAGGCCGCCGGTCTCGAGGCGGGAGCGATGGGCGGCGGCATCTCAGGTTCCGGCCCTTCGGTCTTTATGCTGTGCGATGCCGCAGAGACCGCGAACGAAGTTGCGGGTGCGATGCGTGATGTTTATAAGACTACGGATATCGAGTTCGACATTTACACCTCGCAAGTCGGCCGGCAGGGCGTGCGGATCATTTAG
- the thrC gene encoding threonine synthase, which translates to MYYFSTNRTSVDVSFRKAVINGQPDDRGLYFPSEIPHIGAEWFARIGTISAAQVAFDVIRPYVGGEIADEKLFEICRETLEMDIPLVPLTERISSLELFHGPTLAFKDVGARFMSRCLGAFAADEGQKTLVIVATSGDTGGAVAAGFYGIEGVEVVILYPKGKVSRVQELQLTTFGGNVTTLELQGSFDDCQKIAKQILSDGEMRSKARLTSANSINVARWLPQQFYYFLAVKQWHGSEPPVISVPSGNFGNLAAGVLAHASGLPIKHFIAACNVNDVVPRFLIDGVYSPRTTIPTLSNAMDVGDPSNFVRISEIFGGDLERIRAAITAYSVTDAEIVDTIRNVYLQSNYILDPHGAVAYRSLANYLDGKLNEGGIFLETAHPVKFDAVANTLGNGGATPASVAELENKSRHSIEVPNDVDAVRDIILTRS; encoded by the coding sequence ATGTACTACTTTAGCACAAACCGCACATCTGTTGATGTTAGCTTCCGTAAAGCTGTCATAAACGGCCAGCCGGACGACCGCGGGCTGTATTTCCCGTCGGAGATCCCGCACATCGGTGCCGAGTGGTTCGCCCGCATCGGTACGATCTCTGCTGCTCAGGTCGCTTTTGACGTGATCCGCCCTTATGTCGGCGGCGAGATCGCTGATGAAAAGCTTTTTGAGATATGTCGCGAGACGCTTGAAATGGACATTCCGCTGGTGCCGCTCACGGAACGGATTTCATCCCTCGAATTGTTCCACGGGCCGACGCTTGCGTTCAAAGATGTGGGCGCGCGTTTTATGAGCCGCTGCCTCGGTGCGTTTGCAGCGGACGAAGGGCAGAAAACGCTTGTGATCGTGGCCACATCGGGCGATACCGGAGGTGCTGTTGCGGCGGGTTTTTACGGAATTGAAGGCGTTGAGGTCGTAATTCTCTATCCGAAAGGCAAGGTAAGCCGCGTTCAAGAGCTTCAGCTTACAACCTTTGGCGGAAATGTAACTACATTAGAATTACAGGGCTCCTTCGATGACTGCCAGAAGATCGCTAAACAGATCCTTTCAGACGGCGAGATGAGGTCGAAGGCACGCCTTACCTCGGCGAACTCGATAAATGTGGCACGTTGGCTCCCGCAGCAGTTCTATTATTTCCTGGCCGTAAAGCAGTGGCACGGCAGCGAACCGCCGGTGATATCAGTCCCGAGCGGCAATTTCGGTAATCTTGCCGCGGGCGTCCTTGCCCACGCCTCAGGGCTTCCGATCAAGCATTTTATTGCCGCATGCAACGTGAACGATGTCGTACCGCGATTTCTGATCGACGGTGTTTACAGCCCCCGCACGACGATCCCGACGTTATCTAACGCCATGGACGTTGGCGACCCTAGCAATTTTGTACGTATAAGCGAGATATTCGGCGGCGATCTGGAGCGAATACGGGCGGCGATCACGGCATATTCGGTCACCGATGCCGAAATTGTCGATACTATCCGGAATGTGTACTTACAGAGTAATTACATCTTAGATCCGCATGGGGCGGTCGCGTATCGTTCATTGGCAAATTATTTGGACGGTAAGCTGAATGAAGGCGGAATATTTCTGGAAACCGCCCATCCGGTCAAGTTCGACGCGGTTGCTAACACCCTTGGCAACGGCGGAGCCACTCCCGCGAGTGTTGCGGAGCTTGAAAACAAATCGCGGCACAGCATCGAAGTGCCCAATGACGTTGACGCTGTCCGCGATATCATTCTGACAAGATCATGA